GCCCTCTCAATACAATGCTCCAATTCTCGGACATTTCCCGGCCATGGGTAATTTAGAAGTGTCTCCAGAACCTCAGCTGAGATACGTTTTACAGGTCTATTGAACTCCTTTGCGTATTTTAGGACAAAATAGTCAGCGAGTAGTATTATGTCGCTGCCTCGTTCTCTTAAAGGCGGTAGATATATAGGAAATACATTGAGGCGATAGTATAGATCAGACCTGAATTTTCCTGATTTTACATCGTTTTCGAGATCTCGGTTGGTCGCCGCTATTATTCTCACGTTCACTTTAACAATCCTTGTGGAACCCAGTGGTTGATACTCTTTTTCCTGTAGTACCCTCAATAGTTTAGCCTGGGCACTTGCCGAGAGTTCCCCCACCTCATCGAGGAAAATAGTTCCACCGTCTGCTTCCTCGAAACGGCCTTTTTTACGGGTTACAGCACCAGTGAAGGCCCCTTTTTCGTAACCGAAAAGTTCGCTTTCGATTAGGGTGTCGGGAATAGCCGCACAATTGATGCTTACAAGGGGACCTGATTTTCTCGAGCTGTTTAGATGTATGGCTCTGGCTACCAGCTCTTTCCCCGTTCCTGTTTCCCCGTGTATGAGCACATTTGTACTCGTGTTGGCAACTACGGAGATCTGGCCATAGATTTCTTTCATTGCTTTAGAATTACCGATTAATTCAGGTAAGAGAGATTGGGTTCGGCCTATTATCAATCTCAAACGTCTATTCTCTTCTTCGATTGCCCGAGTGTGAACAGCCCTCGCTATTAGTTCGGCAACTGAGGACAACATGGCCAATTCTTGGTCGAGATTGGATACGTTCTGCGCGACCTTGTCGGCTGATATTACACCTACAACTCGATTGTCGTATTTTATGGGAACGCAGAGGAACGCAAGTTCGGATCTATTGAGGGAACGTCTTGCTCCCGTGCGGTCTAAGAAAAGTGTTTCTTGTCCAAGGTTAGCAACAGCTATGGGACGTCCAGTTTGAGCGACCATTCCGGTGATGCCTTCTCCCGGTCTGTATCTAACCTCCACATTTTCAATATCAACATCATGGGCTACGTCCAGCCAAGCTTCACCTGTTTCCCTATCCAATATGGAGATCATTCCCCTGTTCATTCCTAGTCGGTTGCTCAACTCGTTCAATATTTCTTCCAGCTGGTCTTTTAGGTTCCCCGGTTGTGCCAAAATCCGAGCAATGGCATGTAGAGCGGCAAGTTCTTCGTATGTGTGGATGCTCATAGTCTTGAAATGCATTGAAAAGCAAATTTTTTTAAAATTTTATTTGTTTTTGTACTGGTTGTCAAAACGTATCATATACTTGCGATGAGTCATGCACTTTGTAAAAGTGAATTAGTAATTTTTCA
The genomic region above belongs to Syntrophales bacterium and contains:
- a CDS encoding sigma 54-interacting transcriptional regulator, which translates into the protein MSIHTYEELAALHAIARILAQPGNLKDQLEEILNELSNRLGMNRGMISILDRETGEAWLDVAHDVDIENVEVRYRPGEGITGMVAQTGRPIAVANLGQETLFLDRTGARRSLNRSELAFLCVPIKYDNRVVGVISADKVAQNVSNLDQELAMLSSVAELIARAVHTRAIEEENRRLRLIIGRTQSLLPELIGNSKAMKEIYGQISVVANTSTNVLIHGETGTGKELVARAIHLNSSRKSGPLVSINCAAIPDTLIESELFGYEKGAFTGAVTRKKGRFEEADGGTIFLDEVGELSASAQAKLLRVLQEKEYQPLGSTRIVKVNVRIIAATNRDLENDVKSGKFRSDLYYRLNVFPIYLPPLRERGSDIILLADYFVLKYAKEFNRPVKRISAEVLETLLNYPWPGNVRELEHCIERAVLLADGESIETIHLPPSLQSYTTKDTQKGKKKISGRLKQVIEKQERNLIIDALKETHGNQSEAARILGTTKRILRYKIQKLGIDPWQFRPRRNQSNI